The DNA region AGTGTTAGTGTCTCGATATGTGTCTGGATATTGTTGTTGTCCGTGTCTCTTTGCTTGTCGGGTGGCAAGAGCTGCAGATCTGGCAGCATATCCAAcatctcgtcctcgtcgtaCTGCTCATTTCCAACGATTGGAAGAAGCAGATACGGCAGAATGTTGATCTGATCCTCATCCAAAAATTTAGGATGTGATGGCACGTCGAAGGCAACATTTCTGATGATGTTGGCTACACCCTTCCTCCTGATATCGGACTTGTGCTCGGTGAAAACCTTGATCTTGTTCAGGGGAAGGACACTGTCATACTCCTGTTCAGACAGGAAAAATCGGCGAATCTCCTCGTGTTTCGAAAGATCAGCCAATGCATATGCGAGGTAGTCGTAATCAGCGTGCTTATTGTAAGACCCGTCAGCGCCCTTAACAAAGAGATCCATCAGTTGGTTGAGGACAAGCTCATCCGAGTGGAGGCTCTCAGGAGCAGGTTGTTTGCGGCTGATGATGTCCTCCAGTCCATCCCACTTTGTCATGTTGGCAAGCAACATAGCCAACAAATTTGCATTGGGCTCCTTTGGATCCTGAAGACGGAGTATGGTGATTAGCTATGATTCTGAGAAAAAAGCATTCCATATGTAATACTCACGACTAGCAGGCCTAATGCAATTCCGAGGAACTTCTTATCTGATGCGACAAACTCCACAACACTAGCATCTGCTGTCAAGTTGATGAGAATGGTGAGGGCATGTTCGGCAATTTTCTACGTCATGGGTGAGCAAAACTGCCGTGGTTTATATGCGTAAGTTAAGGGTCTTACAGGATGGTCTCGTATCAGAAACTTGAGGTGCTTGACGGGAGTGAGGTTCTCCCTCTTGAAAATGGAAGGATCTGAAACCGAATATGGCACCAGGTTCTCAATGGCTACCAACCGAATCTGCGGGTTCGGGTGGGCAATGAACCCTACGAGCTGGCAGACAAGATTTCATGTCAGTCATGTTTGAACGAGAAGCGGACATTAGAAGGAGTATGGATTACCTCTTCAAGTTCTGTGGGCATTTTGATGGAGGGAGTCGGGGAAAAACACTAGCTAGTTACGAGACTCTAAGACCAAGCTTCTTTTCAATAGCTCCAAACTATCATCGAGAGCTCTCACAGCGCAAAGCAGCTCTCGCTCATACTTGGAAATCTTGACGAGGGGCACCGCGGGGCATTATTATCGATAAGCTCCCGATTAGAAAATTGTGGATGCCAAGGGGCAGCTGATAAGATAATAGCCAGCGATAAGCACAAATGTGGGGTAACTCCGGCCAACCAGGAGCGAGGCGCAATCAGTTCACTTCACTACAGAGTACCCACAATAAACTTTTTTTGGGGAGCACCAAAAACCCAGGCGTTCACTGAAAAACCTCGGGTTGAATCCCAGTCGATAAAAACCAAAGTGCCGTTCTCCCTGAGAGGCACACCAACTGCACCGACACCGACATTATTGAACACATACCTCTTGTCGCGATTCAGCATCGAGACTTCCACTATGCCGAAAGcaccctcctctctcccCGGCAAGAAACGCCATAACCCTCTGGCCGACGATTTGGTGGCCACCGGAGTCCTTAAGAACAAGCCCTCAAAGCGAAAGACCAAGGCCGAGcccgaggaaggagagagatATGTCGACTCTCGCGCAAGCAAGAATATCCTGGCGATGAGCCGGGAGCTACTCCAGGAAGATGAGCAGCAAagcgaagaagaaaaaggcggaGAACGAGGAGCCTTCGATTTCAACCCGTCAAACTTCGACAGTCGCGAGCAGGATGAAGAACTTTACGGCGAAGACGAAACCTGGggggacgaagaggaggaagtagaGGAGATTGAAGTAGAGGCTGGTGACCTGGAGGTGTTCCATAAGTTCATCAAGCCCTCTATGGAGGACGATCCGCTCCTTACGCATGGCTGGGATATgaagggtgatggtggtcaGGAGCAACAACAGGGTGGTGGACAAGATCTGGCCGAAATGATCCTGGCTAAGATCGCTGAACATGAAGCTCAGCAACAAGGCGGGTGGCACGACGACAACCCGGCCGACGAGGAACACGTTTTGCCACCAAAGGTCATCGAAGTCTTTGAAAAGATTGGAATGTTTCTCTCTCGGTACCGTAGTGGTACGTgtgcccccccttccctgtacatttttttctgtttttcttttttttttttaaaaaaaaaaaagaaaagaaagttgAAAGctaaccaacaaccccaggCCCTCTCCCGAAGCCGCTAAAGGTGCTCCCTCAGATCCCCGGCTGGGAAGCCATACTCCAGGTCACCCAACCCCACAACTGGACTCATCATGCCGTTTTCGCTGTCACCAGAATCTTCGTGGCAGCCAAGGCAAAGGTTGTCCAGCGGTTCATGGAGATGGTTGTTCTTGACCATGTCCGTGAGGATATCTCCGAGAACAAGAGGTTAAATGTACATCTATTTAACGCTTTGAAGAAAGGTCTATACAAGCCGGCTGGTTTCTTCAAGGGATTCCTTCGGCCATTAGTTGCCTCAGGGGTTACTCTTGTCGAAGCTCGTGTCGTAAGTGGTGTTCTCACACGCGTGTCGATCCCCGTGATACATTCGGCCATGGCCCTCAAAGAGTTGTGCGATTTTGCGGCGGAGATGGTTTCATCAAAGAACGAGTCTGTTAGTGCCGTTAACTACCTGATCAAGGTTCTTCTCGATAAACGGTAAACCACCCATATTGTCTGTCTATCTATACAATCTCTAACCAGCATACAGATACGCTCTGCCCTGGCAATGTATTGATAGGTAAGGTACCAAACTTCCCTTTTATATAGACAGAGAAAACTGATGTTATCAAATTGTAGCCTAGTCTTCCACTTCCACAGATATGCTGGACTAGCACGCGATGCCAATACCCACTCGGATCTCCCTGTGATCTATTGGCAATGCCTCTTGGTCTTCTCACAACGTTACCGAAACGATAGTAAGAATCCCTGATTAGCATCTTTAATGGACGTGAATCTCACAGTCTCAGTTTCCGAAGATCAGAGGGAGCTGCTCCTCGACTTATTACTCAACGGCCACCATCAAATAGCCCCCGAAATACGCCGGGAGCTTTTAGCGGGCCGTGGCAGGGGTGTTCCCATTGAACAGCCAACTGTTGCTTTTGATGGCGACGATACCATGATGATGTAGGGTATCATATTTTGGGGATATCATTTTCTCCCTTTAGGAAAGGGCATGGAGTTAGTGGAGTTTAAGGCGTCTCAACATATATTCTGAGGAGCATTTTGTCTGGCTATAGCATCTCATTCAGCTGAAAGATGTGGTTAAACTGTGAGGCTTGATTGACTAGCCTGAGAGTACTTGAAGCGGGTCGGATCATGGCTGAATATGTGCTCTGTGACCTCCCAACACCCCTGAATACCCCTGAATACCCCTGAATACCCTAAGATCCAGGTACCAATACATCGCTGTCGAAGGTCATGACCCTATTGCTCAGCACACTTTTCTTTGAGAGTTATTTTGAAGGATTTGTTGTGTTGAAATGATTACGTGATGTTCCTGCCTGGTTTCAGGCACACACGTAGTGAGAAGGCACATCCAAGTCTGTGGGGACACGACACAGGTGGCCAGTTGGCTTTTGAAATGTTCAAGATTTTCTAAACCTGCCCGAACCATAGATCACCTAAAATCTCCCCTCCTAcgtcttttcttctcatTTATATTAGTTACACTTCTGGATAGATTGGCTTGAACTAGAACCTGCACCACGCAGCTGACGAGACAAGGATGGCCCCGACGAACTTGGGATGAAATGGATGGATTGACGAACAACACACCTTTGTCTGCCTCGTCTATGAGCCGAAGCACACAGGAACACCATCATTCGCCAGCTCCAACTCCCGGATCCAGTGTCgaccctcctcggccgccaaAAGATGGGTATGAGTAGGTCTGGTACCCAGAGGGATACTGGGCGGAGAGGCCGTTCAGTCAATCAGCGACACCGCCTAACGGCAAAGGATCGCCTGATCTCAAGATATGGAGACGAAGGAGGCGATCCAGACcgagcggcagcggcggccaAGACAGCGAATCACACACAGCTTCGCCCAAAACCTATCCTCCTGTGCCACCGATTCCCCTACAGACTGCACAAAGCCCCTATCTTTCGGAATGGGCTCATGTCTACTCTCTTCAAAAGCCACACGAATCATCAAGTAATACTATCGAGCAAGAGGGGGAGTGGCTTGCCCCCAAAGGTCGAGGTTTCTTTCCAAGTCTACCGACGATAGTACCAGCGGCCGAAGTCAAACCTGAACCAGGCCTGGTTCGTTCGCACAACTCGTTCGCCTCACTTAGCTGGAACCGACTGAGCAACTCATTGAGAGGCTCACGAGACGTAGGTTATAATTACGGATGGCTGATTTGGTGTAGTTGGTGGCTGATTGAGGATTTACACAAGCAGAAGAAGCGAAGCGAATCCTCGGAACAAGCCCCTGTCGACGATGGCAAGTTTGATGCAGTCAAGAAGTATCTCGATCGCCTGCCCGAGGCGGAGAAGCCGGTCCCAGAACAGAAGACTGATGTCGAACCGAACACCAAGGGCCGTCGTGTGCGCTTTGGAAGAGTGCTGTGGCATCGCCGGAGGTCGACCCGAGCAACGGACAACTCAAACCCGAGCTTGTCAGATGTGGACCGCAAAGAACGACCCAGTATGTGACAAGCACCTTGGTAGATGAACTGACATGAAAGCTCCATCTTCTGACATATCCTGTAGGCGGTCCGGCGATATGGCTGACCCAGTTTCCAGGCGGAGTAAGAACCATCCGTCGTTTCCATACATCCGAACTCAGAAACGCTAACATTCTCTATAGGAGGCAACTCGTGTCCATACTCCGCCCTACAAAGAAGACACAGTCGACGGACGACCGCGTAGTCTCTTCTTTGACGTAGCTCGGCCAAACAGTCGACACGATCAAACTCCATCCGAAACATCCTCTACGCGAGAGAAAGTCGGTATCCGAACCTCCCGGTCGTCCCCATTGAATGTGAAGAGCCGTGGCAGAAGATCGCAACAGAGAAGTTCGGCCAGCGGCGCATCGGGAAGAGGTCTTGGGGGCAGTATCTCGCCGTACAGAGTTCCATCGCCCCGTAAGGCGAAAGAGGATGGCTCCCCAAGTCGGAGCAAAAGCGGACCTGcaaaaacaagagaaaagaCCAGATCTCCCCTTGCCACCACTCCAAAAGAAAGCGTCAAAGAGTGGTGGGACGCACCTTTGAGAACGCCAGACACCCCACCTTCTACACCGACACCCCGAACCCGGGTCACGAGAGCAACCACGGGGACAGCGGCGATGTTCAAGTTTGATGTGCCGGAGCACTTGCCCAGCAGTCCCATGTGCCCTGCCAATCCCAAGAATCCCAAGTcattggggaagggggtctGCGTGGTAAGTTTTGAATCATGGGAAAGGGGATCGAGTGCTGACCAAGGGAATAGTATCATGGGAGACGACGGAGTTCACGTTTTGGGTTGGCGGGGTCGGATTCTTTGCTTTCTCCGAaggttgagagggaggaggcggcttATGACGATGGGAGTAATTCTATGTAATGCTTGATTGACCACGCGTGGGGATGTTCAAAGAATATTCTGTAGTTCAGTTTCATGGAGCAGCTCCGTTTTTGGATGGCTTTGCTTTAGTGATTACTTTACCCTTACGCGCAGTTGTTCCAGAGATGCGCATGATTGCCTTTGCTGTGTAATTTTTGTTGAACGTTTCATAGTATGGCAGAAACTACAGACAATAGAAAATATCCTGTATTCCGCTTATTCTACCGTGAGCTTTTGGTATTTCTCGGTTGCTCGTCACTAACGAGACTGTTGTTGACTTTTGGGACGGGATTCAGGggctgggaggaaggggCAACCAAATGTGGGGCCTTTCTTGGTCTGTCGAGATTGATCAAAGCTCCTCAAGAACAGACGCTCGGGCCAGTCGTCTCTCTCCAAAGTTTCCAGCCTTTCGATGGCTAAAAGTGGGTCGGAATCTGTCGCGCGGCACGCATCTCTGACCTCTGTCGCGCATCTTTAAACTTCAGCCTTGTCGCCAAACTTACCGACCACCGTGGggctctctcttcctcccgtCTCGATAATTCTTTTTCCGACGCCGCGCGACATACTTCATCTGAGGAGGATTTTTTGTTATCGATTTTATTCCCGCCGCCGAACCCACGTCGTATCAATTGACTGCTCAATAAATCTTGGAAACAAACGAAGGTCGACCAACCACGATTCGCGAAGATGGCCTCCCCGACGACCGATCCCCTTTTGCTGTTTCGGCAATCCATCCGGACGTCGTCACGGATTGTTCCTGTCGCCTCAGCCGAGTCGAACGACGAGGTTGCGCTGTCGCAGGCGACAAATCTGGTGTTTAGTGatgaggggaagagggtggtgttgccgGTGGATGTGCAGAGCAGGTTCATGAGCTCAGAGGGGAACTTGATTGACCTGCGGTCGATTTATTTTGCGTGGGTGAATAGGGATATCACGATTCCGGAGTATAATGCTGCGGCGGAGAAGCTGAATGAGGAGTTggctggggggaagggagtgCACAAGTTTCCGtttgtggagaggttgaatcTGATTgcttggttggagggggcgggggaggataCGGAGTATATCAAGCCgcttgttgggggggatgcgcggaagggggaggaaggggggaaggtggagaaggttggggatgatgggggggtgaagaaggagaggaggggcaAGGGGACGTTGGATCCGAGACTGGCGCAGATTTATGAGGgtgagaggaggatgggggatCGGAACAGTGTATTGAGGGGGATAAAGCCTACGGTGGGTGGTTCTAAGGATGGTGCCTTTTGGGAGTGGAATGCTAATATTTTCTGGGGGGTAGGACTTTTCGCATATTCGCAAGCTGGCTGCGCAGTTCATGACTAGGAAGCCGActggtgggagtggtgatATTCGGTCTAGCACCAACATCAGCAATAACCCTTCGCTTGCGCTCAATCAGAAACCGGCTAGGCGCCCGGATCCGATTATCCTCTTGTCTCCATCGGCTTCTTCGTTGCTCAGGATGTCGAACGCGAAGGCTTTCCTCGAGGGAGGGAGGTATACGCCTCCTGACCATAGCACACCCCCAACGATGCTTGCTGTGTCACGTATCATCAAGGACATGGACCCCAACCGACCAATTAGGTTCATTCTTGTGGAGGGTCCGGAGAACTTCAGGCCGGAGTACTGGAACCGAGTGGTGGCTGTTTTTACCACGGGCCAGACCTGGCAGTTCAAGAGTTACAAGTGGACGAACCCCGTGGAGCTGTTCAAGCATGTACAGGGTGTGTATctggggtggagaggggagcAGCCTCCTGAGAGCGTGAGGGCGTTTGGGCATAAGGTGCTCGCGTGTTCGGTTGAAAAGTGGAGGGATCCGGGTCAGCCGGGGGCGGAGCAGAGCCGGTGGAGGGAtcgggaggtggtggagagtaTTTGGAAGGCGATTGAGACGAATATGAGGGCTAAGGGATGGAGGAAGGATGCGGCGCCTACTAGCATTTAGGGATGCTTAGGCCAGTGGTACTGTTTTGGGTGGAGGGTACAGAGCGAGCAAGTTTGGTGGTGTGTCAAGGGAAAATGGACGAGAGAAAAACGGAAGCAGATTGTAATTGCGTATATGTACAGATATCGCTTGCTCAAGACATAGTATGGCGTTCAGGAAGAGCATTCGGTtatcttctttttgttgggGGGAGTTTTCTGGGACTGAAATGGGATGTTCTTCTAAGGGCTCATGAAAATGTGTAGCTATAGAGACAAGGGCCATGATAATTTTTGAGGAGTGGGATTGCATCTGATGCTTCTGTATTTAGGAGACATCAGACATCGGTTCGCAAGCCGTGTGTTTGATCAATCCCATACCAGAGTATTTGTCTTGCAACAGCGGACGCCGCGGCAATAGTATAACGTACGATTGTCTAACCTTTACGCCGTTATTCCAGGTCGAAAGTTCTTCGACGAGAGGGATGCCGTGAGAAGCTCGTGGCCGTGTACAGGGCGGTTTAATAACTTGGACAAACTCGGAAAAAAGGAGCGGGTGTGACGTTGGACGAGGCCAATATCGCAGTTCGGGGTATCATGTTTGCAGAGTTCAGAGCCGCATTACGCGTGGCCTGATGTGATTTGCATGCTCCGGAAATGGGACGAAGGAAAAGATGGAGTGGAACGATAAAGTTAGTTCGATAGAAGTTTAGGACATATTGGAGTTTCTCTGTGTTTGGCACGAGTAAGTTGTTGTTACTTGATTGTTTTTACCTTatgagagaggagaggaaaagaaaattgACAGAGGCGTGTAGTGTGCAGACATGCCGACTGTCAGGGGCAAGCATACCACAACCAGGAGGACGCTAAGCTGCAGGATGGGAATGGGTTTTTCAATGATAGGATTACCTTTTGGTCTTGTGAATATGCTCAGGAGGCAGGAGCGTAGAAATAGGATGTTCTCTTTGGTGGGTGATAGAGTTTGATAGCTTAGCTAAGGTATTGTTTTTttgtataaaaaaaaggaataaaaaagaaaccaGTGAAACCGTGATAAATTCTAGCACAGGTACCTACCTGGAAACAAGAAACCAAAAGTGGTGATATAGTAGCTGAGTCAAGAAGGATGTCTCAGAATAAATTGCTCTTGGGATATCATGTCCAGTTTTGTGGCTGACATTCAACGGGTACACCCGCCAGGTGGATGGTGTAATGGTCAGAGGCGTTTGCCTCAAAACCATGCTCAGAGAAACTACCAATTGCACTAAACGGTTCGGTTGGGTCAGGATCGATGGCTCCTACACCGGGACATTACGCTCCACTGGGTAGGTCTCACGGGTTTGACTCCAGCAGGAGCAGAACTTAGTCTTTTAACATTGTTTTCTAAGCTAGGTAGGCAGCTTTCTTGCACCAATTGCCTGCTTTAACAAATTGTTTggcctacctacctacttcaTATTCACTCGCTTTAAGTCCCTTGGTATGCTTGCTACGTACCTACATACCTATCTGTCGACTTTTTGAGAATCTACAGCTGGAATGAGAGTGTGCCAGACTTCAGTTTCGCAAAATTCAACTTATCGCAGCAAACGCTGAAAACAACGACTCCCTTTCGACACATCCATTTTGGAGTATCATATTAAACCTTTTCAGGAGGCTTGTCTGACAGTTGAGaggtgtgttttctcaccacaACGTACCACTATCGACCTCATGCAACCACTCGACTGGACCACTTTCAAGAACAACGTTGCTGTCAACGCAAATAGCAGTCACCACGAAAGCTCCAAAGAGGATGTTTTGTGGTAGCAAGTCTCCACGAAAAAGGAGCCATCAATTTGGATGACTATCTAGATAGGTAGGTGAGGCACCTTAGTAGGGAGCAAAGACCCATTAAGCTGAGGCATATGATAACCaagcccagcccagccatcCCTCGTGGCACCAGCACTTCAGCAACCACCGACATCCACGGCGACATGCCACTTCTCATCAATACGCTCTATCTGTCCCACAACCAAGTCGTCGTTTGGGTCGTCGATACCCCTGTCTACATCGAAGTTGCTAGCACAAATATTCCTTACTCCCTTTGACATGAGTAATGCCAGCCTGGAAAACATCAGAGTCGTCAAAAAACTTCCTAGGTAACTTAACTTTGTTGCACTGATTCACGATATAACTTGCGCCGGAGGCGATTTCCAGCCAGGAAACCTCTTTCTCGAACTTGTTCTGTAGGTTTCCTTAGGATCAGTAACAGCACACAGCATAGGACCAGAGGGATGATACATACGTTATTGCACAGTAGATGGCAAAATAGTATGAGCAGCTAACACGACCACAGTTTCCGGGTCCTGGGCCATTCTTCGCTGTGCCACTAACCCCCAAAAGGTACCGGATCCCTTCACGGATGCGAGCGGTATCGGcggagaaaggggggaagtTGGGATTTGTGCAGTTGGTCGGGTCGAAGTTGATGCGCAAGGGCTTGGAATCGGCCTTTACGCCGAAGAGGGCAGAGTGGGCGGCATGATGGGCGGCAGACTGGGCCAGGAGGGCGGCGTTCCAGCCGGAGTAATCGTTCTCCATCTTGGCGACGGCCTGCTCGATGGTGCCGGTGAAGCTGACGGTAGCGCTGCTCTTATTAGcagggttgatgaggagattCCAGGTAACATCGGGAATGTTGTCAGGGAGAGTATAATCCTGGGCAATCTGTCTCGCATGTTAATAATGCTTCAAAGAAAGGGCTGAGATGTCATACCCCGAAGAAAGCCAGGGCGCTGGCCACGAGAGTGATGATGGAAATCATCTTGTGATAATATGTTGATTGCCTCTGGGCTTGGTGAAGAGAGGGGAAGACTGGGATTCTGGTAGAGATGAGTTGTatagaagaagaaaaaggagaactcagcgagggagaaggcgagATATATATACTACTTACTGTAGCTCACAGGGTGGATATTGGAGCACATGAGCTGTTTGTATTCACTTGTTGGCAAACCGAAGAGGGTTGCTCTCAAATGGTAGGCAATGGCTCCCTGCTCCTGCTCACCTATAAGGATCCGTTGGTTATCGGACGATGCGGTAAGAGCAGCAACATAGATGTGTTTGTTGAGCTCGGTATAGATGGGATGGTACCCAGGTAGGAGCATAAGGTCTGCCAAGAGTTAATCCGGATCAGGTGAGTTCGGTATCGGTGAGTTGGTATCCAAGTAGGAGCAGAGTTCTAAGAAAAGCCGGTGAATCTGGAGCAGTAAGATACCGCCCCTCTGTTCGACAACGGAATCATATGCTACGGGCGTAGGGACAGAGAGCGACCACCTCTCAAGCATGTGACAAAAGTTGAAATAAAATCGGGGACATGACAAAGTTTTGGCACCTTTGATAATATCTTCTTCGAGAAAAGGCATCAATTTGTGTTAATCTCTATCTAATGTGGAAGCACTCAGAGATCCCAGAATCACAGACGACCTCAGCCAAAGCCATGCCTCATTGTGCCAAGCCCTTAGCACCAATCCCCGCGAACGACGACATACCAGCCGTCGTCAAAATCAGCATGTCCCTCGACGGTCATATCTCCCTCTACAAAGGTTTTGTCAGCACAGATACGCCCACTATCCTTAAGAGGAGTGATAGACTTGCGCTTGCTGCATTGGTCAACAACATACTATGCGGCACCAGCGATCTGAGTCCACTGGAGCTCCTTGTAGAAATTGTTCTGCAGAGCCCCTGAGGTTAGGCAACCGAAAAGCACGCGCGGACGAGAAAACATACGTTATTACACCAAATGATGGCAGAGTTCCACGAGCAGCTAACGCGGCCGCAGTTCTCAGGCCCTGGACCATTGACAGCCGTGCCAGAAAGACGGGACAGATACATGACACCGATCCCAATCTGGGTCCTCTTAGCATCGCCATCCCCGGGGACGTTACAGTCGTGTTTGATGGGAATGTCGGTCTTGTCACCGGCCGGACTGGAGATGGGGTCCTGGGCCATGAAGGTCTCGTTCCAGCCCGGATAGTCGTTTTCCATCTTGGCAACAGCTTGCTCGATAATGCCGGTAATGGTTACGGTAGCGCTGTTATCGTCGGCGGGATTGATGGGCAGGTTCCAGATAACATTGCGGACATCTTCAGCGACGGAGACGTGGACAAGCTGTCTTCTGGTTAGTAATATCTtaggttggatgacaaggAAGTGGACCACATATGGATGTGGCCCAGGTAAGTTTGAACTACCCAAGCCATCTACCCACATTAAACCCTCCATAACCCTGGACCCCCCGATATCAACACACACTTTATATTCCACCCACAGAGACCAAAAATgaagctttttttttacttttttttgctccaggtacccactaatagctaaatataccgaggaggatattAAAAATACCTAAAAAGACATTGCCGCTAGTATAAGCTAGCGAAAAGCGTCTAATAAGTACGGGATTCTACGTTCCACTTTAAAGCACTATATTAATAGTACTCTATTAAAGAACCTTGTCTATAAAAACCAATAGCGATTTTCTTACGGTTAAgaaaactttattatttaatagaTCTTTCGTTAAAAAAACCTTAATTACACTCTtacctatattaatataaaagctttagCGGctactttattaattaaataaagcGATTTTAATCcctttaataaatattaaatatcttacTTTATTAACCGTTATTCcgatattaaaataaaggttaaaaagaaaattaattatattaaagttaacgaaattactttaaagaatattaataagttTTTTAACTTATATTTTAccgttaattaaaataagtttaaatataaatataactataataaggtaaatataatagaaaattaaaaaaaaaacggttTAATTATTAGGTTTTTAAAGCGGGATAAAAAATCtatatacgttaaataaaatagaaaaaggaTCTAGACTAttatacttaaatatattttataagacGAAAGAGTTTTCTCCTCCGggattatttttaaaggtaa from Podospora pseudopauciseta strain CBS 411.78 chromosome 6, whole genome shotgun sequence includes:
- the HGH1 gene encoding Protein hgh1 (COG:S; BUSCO:EOG09262F7P; EggNog:ENOG503NVZ9); this translates as MPTELEELVGFIAHPNPQIRLVAIENLVPYSVSDPSIFKRENLTPVKHLKFLIRDHPKIAEHALTILINLTADASVVEFVASDKKFLGIALGLLVDPKEPNANLLAMLLANMTKWDGLEDIISRKQPAPESLHSDELVLNQLMDLFVKGADGSYNKHADYDYLAYALADLSKHEEIRRFFLSEQEYDSVLPLNKIKVFTEHKSDIRRKGVANIIRNVAFDVPSHPKFLDEDQINILPYLLLPIVGNEQYDEDEMLDMLPDLQLLPPDKQRDTDNNNIQTHIETLTLLTTTREGRDLMRNVKVYPVIRETHLRVEDDGVREACERLVNVIMADEAEHGAEKAIEEEDDDDNRIVEI
- the ENP1 gene encoding snoRNA-binding rRNA-processing protein (EggNog:ENOG503NVIT; BUSCO:EOG09263KZJ; COG:W), encoding MPKAPSSLPGKKRHNPLADDLVATGVLKNKPSKRKTKAEPEEGERYVDSRASKNILAMSRELLQEDEQQSEEEKGGERGAFDFNPSNFDSREQDEELYGEDETWGDEEEEVEEIEVEAGDLEVFHKFIKPSMEDDPLLTHGWDMKGDGGQEQQQGGGQDLAEMILAKIAEHEAQQQGGWHDDNPADEEHVLPPKVIEVFEKIGMFLSRYRSGPLPKPLKVLPQIPGWEAILQVTQPHNWTHHAVFAVTRIFVAAKAKVVQRFMEMVVLDHVREDISENKRLNVHLFNALKKGLYKPAGFFKGFLRPLVASGVTLVEARVVSGVLTRVSIPVIHSAMALKELCDFAAEMVSSKNESVSAVNYLIKVLLDKRWWLIEDLHKQKKRSESSEQAPVDDGKFDAVKKYLDRLPEAEKPVPEQKTDVEPNTKGRRVRFGRVLWHRRRSTRATDNSNPSLSDVDRKERPSGPAIWLTQFPGGEATRVHTPPYKEDTVDGRPRSLFFDVARPNSRHDQTPSETSSTREKVGIRTSRSSPLNVKSRGRRSQQRSSASGASGRGLGGSISPYRVPSPRKAKEDGSPSRSKSGPAKTREKTRSPLATTPKESVKEWWDAPLRTPDTPPSTPTPRTRVTRATTGTAAMFKFDVPEHLPSSPMCPANPKNPKSLGKGVCVYHGRRRSSRFGLAGSDSLLSPKVEREEAAYDDGSNSM
- the CDC73 gene encoding accessory factor associated with RNA polymerase II (EggNog:ENOG503NYM4; COG:K; BUSCO:EOG09263UWJ), yielding MASPTTDPLLLFRQSIRTSSRIVPVASAESNDEVALSQATNLVFSDEGKRVVLPVDVQSRFMSSEGNLIDLRSIYFAWVNRDITIPEYNAAAEKLNEELAGGKGVHKFPFVERLNLIAWLEGAGEDTEYIKPLVGGDARKGEEGGKVEKVGDDGGVKKERRGKGTLDPRLAQIYEGERRMGDRNSVLRGIKPTDFSHIRKLAAQFMTRKPTGGSGDIRSSTNISNNPSLALNQKPARRPDPIILLSPSASSLLRMSNAKAFLEGGRYTPPDHSTPPTMLAVSRIIKDMDPNRPIRFILVEGPENFRPEYWNRVVAVFTTGQTWQFKSYKWTNPVELFKHVQGVYLGWRGEQPPESVRAFGHKVLACSVEKWRDPGQPGAEQSRWRDREVVESIWKAIETNMRAKGWRKDAAPTSI
- a CDS encoding hypothetical protein (COG:S; EggNog:ENOG503PEV2), whose protein sequence is MISIITLVASALAFFGIAQDYTLPDNIPDVTWNLLINPANKSSATVSFTGTIEQAVAKMENDYSGWNAALLAQSAAHHAAHSALFGVKADSKPLRINFDPTNCTNPNFPPFSADTARIREGIRYLLGVSGTAKNGPGPGNCGRVSCSYYFAIYCAITTSSRKRFPGWKSPPAQVIS
- a CDS encoding hypothetical protein (COG:S; EggNog:ENOG503PEV2), whose amino-acid sequence is MENDYPGWNETFMAQDPISSPAGDKTDIPIKHDCNVPGDGDAKRTQIGIGVMYLSRLSGTAVNGPGPENCGRVSCSWNSAIIWCNNNNFYKELQWTQIAGAAYKRKSITPLKDSGRICADKTFVEGDMTVEGHADFDDGWYVVVRGDWC